The Esox lucius isolate fEsoLuc1 chromosome 20, fEsoLuc1.pri, whole genome shotgun sequence region CCATCTGCAAAATGGTAGGCCTTCCTGACGTCACGATGGAAACATGTATCCCATTATCCATTCCTATCACTTCAGGAAAAAATGGTCAGTCTGTTTCATCCTACCTGGGTGGATCCAACTAATGTGTGTCATGTATTTTGTGTTGCTGTAGGTGATATACTGTGCCCCGACCTGCCAGAAACTGCACTGGTTCACCCATAAGAAGGTCTGCAAGAAACTCCAGGAGCAGAGGGAAAAGAATGAGGTGGAGTCGGCCAAGCTTATGGATAAACGTAGAAAAGGTATTTAAGAACCCTCCTTGACCTGTTGGCGCTTCCTCTGTGTTAGCATTAAACCCCTTATGCTAACACGGTGGGGATGTTCAGCTCCTCTGTGTTAGCATTAAACCCCTTATGCTAACACGGTGGGGATGTTCAGCTCCTCTGTGTTAGCATTAAACCCCTTATGCTAACACGGTGGGGATGTTCAGCTCCTCTGTGTTAGCATTAAACCCCTTATGCTAACACGGTGGGGATGTTCAGCTCCTCAAATGGCCTCTTTGCCCTAGTCTTGGTGGTGCATCGTGCTGTCAGGCGTGGTGACTGGGCTCCTTATGTGTTTCTCAGAGCAGAGTGAGATTGAGAAGGCCCAGGACTCCGTGCAGGACCTCTCGCTGGGACCCAATGAAGACCATCCACCCTCTACCACTGACAACCGAGCAGATGCCTCCTGTCTTGACGCCAGCACCCCAGCCGCAAAACAATGAGGGGGAACTGTGAGGGACCTCCAGCACATACAACATGTCTATATACCCAGCTGTCTCCCTACTCCAGGTCTGGACTGTTGTCGGAGGGAAGCCAGCCTCGGAAAGCCTGACAGATAACCGTGGGCAGGCTATGCAGGGGCTCCCACCAGCCAATGGTCTGACCCCATGGGAAAGGATCCATTATTCATCCATGACCTGACATTGTTTCCCACCAGAGCAGTGCAACACTTGCACTTGAGGAAGAAAGCCTGGGGTCATGAGCGTCTATGCTTTTTTAAAattcaatgtatttaattttttttcattattcgtattaaatgtgaaaatgtatacttagaataatgtaattatgttgatgttttttcttAGAGAAAAATGGAAAGGGCTTCAGGGAGTTTGATGTAAAGTATTGatacatttcattaatattCTATTGGTTTGTGTCCTTTTAAGATAAATTTGATGCCTTAAAAGATGGTAGCATTCAGTAAGTGTCCTAGTTAATGGATTGATAAACAACCTTGTGTTTCCAATCATACAGTAAGTGGCTTGAATTTCCATTGTACCCCAAAATAACTTGGCACACCCCACTAGCCACGTTGCCCAGTAGATGTTACATGTTTAATACTGATGTTTCAATCATGTCAAATTACTGAATAAAGCAACCTTCTCACCACATCACGTTTTTTCTGCTTTTAAATAGTGGTTCTGAATTTAAGGCCTTGGAACACCAAACTATTGCTGGTTTTCATACAAGCCCTCGAATCAGGGACCGCTTTAGACCTGGGACAAACAAGCAGTACTCTGGGTCCCTGGGCTAGGAGTTGAAAAGACATGTTTTAGATTGTGTAACAAACTAGATTAGCCTGGATATCAGCCTATTAGTTCTATTATGCCAGTCCTTGTCACTCCTTGGCAACCTCTGGGGTTGACATGATATACCAGATGGATCCCTTCACCATGTATGTGAAATGTGCCCAATGTAGAcaaaagtgtctgtgtgtttgtgttgcagtAATCAGTGAACTACTTCTGTTGACTGGTTTAATGTAGACCGAGCACCCTCTACAGGCTTATTCAGAGCATGTCACCACATGGGCATGACAGCAGCTGTATTGTATTTCCTTAAAACCTTTTCCAAATCCTCCTGCCCTGTCTCCTAATCAAACTGTGAGCAGAGTATTCAAAGACCCACCTCTGGGAACATCTCAGAAAATGCATGTGTACAAGAAGCCAAGGAGAATAGACATGAGTCGGGGGAATTCAATTGAGATTTATCCATCCTGTGATTTGTGGTTCTGTTATCTTAATGTGACAATGAGGATGTTAGGCCCTCTCTGGTCACGTTCCCCCAGCGGTCTCTGGTTGGAGGTGGGGATGGACTTCCAGTCCACAGTGGAGAACTGCATGATGGATCTCTTGGCTGTCCGCTCACTGGGATCTGCTGTATCATCTAATGGGAACCTGAGTGGATATAAGCATCCCAGAAATTTGGACATAAACACGAAACACACAATGTTTACGGTGTTCAATTATAGATCACCAAAGTGATAGTCATCCCTTTACCCTATTTGTAACTTACTTGAACTGTCTTGAGCAATGGTAACCCAAAATTCAGATGCGTATGCTCAAATTGATTGCACATTCTCTCAATGTAGTGAAAAAGCTGATAACTCATTGTGTTACCGTAAGAGACGACGTCCTTCCCCATAGATGCTGGTCTGTCTTCCTAGGGGAGTTTCTGCCCGTCTGCCAAAGGCCAGAGACTGGAGAACACGATGGCGTTCTGGTCTGAACAGCTGGAAGGAACggctcctctcctcctgcttAACCTCTATCAACATGGCATCGCTGTGTGTTCAACAAGAATGCTCGGACTCTACACTTTAGATGTACTTTAGTCGTTTGCTAGAGACTGTTTTTCCAGATGTAGAAATAAGATGTAATCTTTGACATACCTCTTCTATCCAAAACCTGCACTGACGGCAGTTGATGAACCACATACTGCCGATATTCAGGCTCTTTTGAGAAGGGATTCAGAAATAAACCTGCGAAATTCACCTCTAAAATGCAGTCAAATCTATTTCTTTAAACACACTTTCCACCTCACAGcaatataacacattttcaactgTACAGTATTAGTGGAATTCCTAGTCACTCACTGACAGTGTGGAGATTATGCATGTTCCTGAGCTCAGCCATGCAGTCCTCCAGTTTCTGCATCTGGTTgttgtggagaaggagaacttttAGGCAGGTTAGATGTCCCAGAGCCCCTggaaaaagcaaacaaaaaacactgaagACAATGCTAAATGCTAAACCTGGCTTGACAATGACAGCAACCTATCAGATTGTACAAGATAAGACGGGCATATCTGCACTGAATATGCTCTTAACCCCATTTTCTGTAAGATAACCCCTGctgaaatgtaaagacaatatgGATTCAAACCATGCATAAAGTCGCacagagaaaatacatttctttcagtacagagatattgtgaGATACCTGAGAtagattttatttcattattttggaGGTAAAGTTCTGTCACACAGCAGTTGAGGGTATTGTGAGAAAGGTTCTTAATCTGaaacatgtaaaaataaaaacattatacacTGCAAAAGTAATTTCTGACCTGACCTGATTAGTGTTGAAGGTAACATGTGGTCATATGTAATATTAAAAGTACCTTGTTATTATTGAGCCATAAATATCTCAGCATGGAGAATCTTGACAAATCCGGAACATTTGTGAGTCCTCTATttatgaaattatattttgtttattagcaaacttttttttagcaatattaatatatagtgacatataaatatatacagtgtatatccttttattttgttttatttttttcacaggTCAATCACGTCAACAGCCTAACAATTAATATTGATACAGATTTTAATTGTTAGAAGTTAATGGCATATCTACTTTTTGGCAAGGTAAAGTTGACAAACATCACTGTCCCTCCTGATTCCATACTTCTGGAGAACATAATCAATGTCctgtataaaaatacaataaaagtcAAAATGTCATTCAAACATCAAAATGTTTCACTAACCTTTCAGctgatattaaaaataaatggtaGTAGTAGTCAGACGCATACCTTCTCACATACCCCCATAACTGACTGGTATTAAGGACAAATCAAACCAGATCAAAGCTTCGGTCTATCGGTTGCCAGGAAACCCAGGTTTTAATTTTGAGTGACAACAAACAAATCTTCTCCTAGCTCAGCCTCAAATTGCACAggtttctaaatgtatttactaCCATACTTTCAATGTTTGTTTTGGGACGGCAGGGAAAAATGCACATTGTTTGTTAAACTATGAGGCTATCTCACATCTACTATAAAGTAAATTACATAATTTATCCAGCAAGCACATTTCTTCCCCTATGACAACAACTGGTCACTAGGTGGCATTCTATCTCTACCAGGTGCATTGTAGGCTGGAAGTGGCTCAAAATAACAAGCTTCTGAAACTGGTTAGAACTGTCCTTTAATTCCAATGCACTATGGAGTTTTTCATACATTGCATGCATTTCTTGAATAACATTGTGCTTCCATTATTGAATTCTAACCTAATATCTTATTTCTCCTCAtaacataaacatttaataatttaaatcagATAGCAGCTCTCACTATTTAATAAGAGACATATCCACTCTCTTGATTTATACAGTGGGCTTTCTTATGTGGATTGTGAGGACCCATAACCTTTATCTTTTGGCTTTGTTCCCATGTTATGCCTTCCTTTTGTCCCCCTCTGGTCTCACTTCCCATTACCACATGAGGGTCCTTCCTGTCTCTGCCATGTTACTTGTCAATACAACAACCCATATATAtccatttgtgtgtgtagggctttgcttgtgtgcgtgtgcatgtgtgtgtgtgtgtgtgtgtgagaaagacgGAGTGTGtatgcttgtatgtgtgtgtttgcctgtccTTGTATTTTCCTATATGTCACTGTGTCCATGGTCTGAACATGTAAAGAGGACCTATCCCTGTTTCCTAATCCTTTAGATTGGAGAAACATGACAGTTATGAATAATTATGAACGTCTGTGGCATTCAACTTTCACCCTGTCACTTAGAGAACCTCAGCTGGGAAAGAGGTAATACTGGTCTCCTGGGGTAAAATAGTGGTATTGTCTTTATTTTGTGGCGGACATGATATGAAAGCTGAACCGTCTCTTTAGTGAAAGATATATGCACATTTGAGAAAAAGAGAATGGGCTTTTTAGTTACAACACCAACAATAGTATAAACATTGCTTAGTCTTCACCTTCACATATTACTTCATGAATTCAAGAAGATATCATATCACCAGAGACGAGACACCTTTGCATTGTGGTAGCCTACGCTAGACAGGAGAAAGGAGCCCCCTAAAGCCCAGCAACGCCGTCATGATAATGACAGAGATCCCACGTGTCAGATTTCCATCACAGGGGCAACAATTAGTGTCTACGTGTGACACTTCTTTTCAAATCTGTAGGACAAGGCTTAAGTGAAAGCTCCCACAGAAATAATGATATCTTTTGTTGCCATACCTGGACACAACAACTCCAGTTTGTCTAGGCACTCCAGTCATTAGGCATACAAATAACACggcagactgagagacagagaggaggaaaatTACTGAGACCAAAAGCAAATTATACAGCCTTAGAGAATAGGTGAAATTGCATCTCAAAACATCaactaaaaaaatacaaatgctaTGTATAATTTAGATAATTTTAGGTAGAAAAATGAATCCTGTACTTAGCGAAAAATAGCACATTACAGAGAGTCCAAAAGCGGAACGTTCTTCTAATATTTGAATTCATTAATTTTGCTTATTAAATGGCAGCCTTCATGAATGATAACGAAGCACCAATTCCACATAGCACCTAATTCCATCAACTGGAGAGAAAAGTCTGAATCACTCCCCTGATGCTGCAGGCACTGGCACTGAGACAGCGTGCACAGACGAATGGGCGTGGTTAACGAGTCCCGCCCACTGCGCCCACCCCTTCAGTCTTGAGACTACACGAAGTGCACCTGAGCGGTTGCCAAAACAGAACGCGGGCAGGCCTATATAATAGAAGCCGAGAAAAGGTTACGTAGAATCTCTGCAGCACACACCAGAGACAAAGCATTAATTTTACCTGACAAGGGCTACATCCCCAAAAAGCAGACATGCACTTGAAGTCATGCGATTCGTGCCACCTGGTATTCTTGTTTTGCATTCTTGTGAGGAGCTGCCAAGCGTTCAAAAATGATGCTACGGAGATCCTATACTCGCACGTGGGTAACCCGGTGCAGGATACTCCTAACAACGTCTCTTTAAATCGAGCACGAAACGGTGGGAGAGGCGCGGGAAATACTGCTCGGAATGATAGAGTTGGTGAGTATCTTTCACTACCCTTGCAAAACGTGTACATTTGCTTTTAGCTTTTTAACGAAGCtactttgaaaaatgtgttatttcatataaAGGCATTATAGGCTAGTCAGATTTATTCCAGAATAGTATACACTGCAATACGGGTAAATGTTATTCCCTTGTTATATTGAAGTGTTCTCAAAACTAGATGTCTCAATTCACACACTATAAATGGGAGACAAGTCTTTATTAGGTTATTATTAATACCTACAATAGTTTTTACATGATTCATAACTATTCTATGAACATACTATACAACTATGTATTTTCGTGAATGAATATATTTCATAGAACATCAGTAGCTCTGTTTAGAAACGTAGTAGTGACTCTCATTGACAATATAACCCAAGAGTACTAGAGTGAGAATCACCCCAGAGACAGTTTCACACCAGAGACAGTTTTACACTAGACAGAGTATCTTCCAAGAAACAGTTTAAACACCAGAGAGAGTATCACACTGGAAACAGTATCAGATGCCCCACAGAGTGAGTTGAAGGAAAACTTAGAACAATAATACctgcaaacagacacacacacctggcatGGGTCCAAGCAGGGTGGTAAAGATGAAAGTCATCCAAAGCTAGCAGGCTACTATTAGGGGAGTGATCGTGTGTCAGCACTCGTGAATGGAGGTGTGCTCCAATGCACAGGAAGTCTGTGTTTGTGGTGCTGTTTGACTTGAGCTCTCTCAGGACCCCGAGCatgaaggagagaaaaggagtcGCTCCTCTCTTCATTCATCAAACTCTGTCATAGAAAGGGGGCACATTGTCACTGAGGTGTATGGCAGTGTTTGAATGGGGTCTGGCTTGGATTACAGTGGGAGTCAGGGGCTGTAGCCTGGAGCTGAACAATAGTCTTACTAGTTACCAGCTAATAAACCTACTAGAAAGCTAGCTCCATTGACATAGCTGAGAACACTAAAGCCCTTCTTCTCATCCAAGAAAAATGCACAATTTCCCCCCTGATTGGCAACTGTTTGTACCAACAACCTCCACATGGACcatttaaatgaatgtgtcttctgtttgtaatgttttataataAAGGAAATCTCTTACATGCAGTAGAACTGAAAGTTAAAACAAGGGTTAGGGTCAAAAGAGAGATTTCAAGTAGATGATAAAATCTTTTTGATTCTCATTCATTTTCTACTCCTTCCTCTTCTAGATCAGAAAAACCAAGTTGGCTGTCGAGAGCTGAGGTCCACCAAGTACATCTCTGATGGCCAGTGCACCAGCATCAACCCCATCAAGGAGCTGGTGTGTGCTGGCGAGTGCCTCCCTGCTCAGATGCTGCCCAACTGGATTGGCGGTGGTTATGGCAGAAACGTTTGGAGCCGGAGGACCAATCAGGACTGGCGTTGTGTCAACGACAAGACACGCACCCAGCGCATACAGCTGCAGTGCCAGGACGGAAGCACCAGAACGTACAAAATCACAGTAGTCACCTCGTGCAAATGTAAGAGGTACTCCCGGCAACATAACGAATCGAGCCACGTTAAGTTTGAGGAGCCCCTGTCCAAGCCCCAGCTCCTCCAGAAACACAAAGCCAAGGCCAAGAGGAGACTAGGAAAGATCAAGCTGAGTGAGAACTGGCATGAAGCAGAGCCTTAATGTGGGAATGTAGAAGGCCTCAGTGACTTGGATTATATCTTACTGGGACTGGCTTGTTGTAAGAAGGACCACAGTGCCTGAAAATGTGGCCTGCCTCATCTGTGAACAAATGGGCACCATTTATTCGTTAGCTGATAATATGGCTTAGAGGATATAAACCTGAATGGGGTCATCATGACCAATGACCCTGCCTGGAACAGAGATTGTGTCTGACTATGTAAACTTCCTCTCCACTCCATCATTCAGTTTTACAGACAGTACAGTGTAATAAAATAAGCTCTGCATGAAAAGGGATGTTCAACACAAAGCACCATGAATAcacaatgtaaatatatgtacatatatagtATCATTATTACATGTTCTATGAAGTATAAcatatgtataaatgttttctaaGATGTATATGATGTCATATATGGGTGATTCCTCATTAAGGTAAACCTAAGCATCACAAAATAAAACGAATCATTTCCACATAAAACAGTGCTTCTTATTATTATACAGTCTATGTTTTGGAGTCCACACTTTATGTGTAGGAAACTGCATGAATATCAAATAGATGGCTATGCCTAATATAGGGTATTTTGGTCAACTGTATTTGGCTTTTAAAAGGGCTTTTTCACCCAAATCTTTCTTGTGTAAGAATTTCGATGGTACCGTAGAAATACAGACCAAATGTAAACTTTTTGTGTAAGACCTGGTTTGTTACTTGCCaacaaatgtttgtattttttatctCATTAGCTTCAATCTTTATCT contains the following coding sequences:
- the sostdc1a gene encoding sclerostin domain-containing protein 1a, giving the protein MHLKSCDSCHLVFLFCILVRSCQAFKNDATEILYSHVGNPVQDTPNNVSLNRARNGGRGAGNTARNDRVDQKNQVGCRELRSTKYISDGQCTSINPIKELVCAGECLPAQMLPNWIGGGYGRNVWSRRTNQDWRCVNDKTRTQRIQLQCQDGSTRTYKITVVTSCKCKRYSRQHNESSHVKFEEPLSKPQLLQKHKAKAKRRLGKIKLSENWHEAEP
- the LOC105021903 gene encoding leucine-rich repeat-containing protein 72, yielding MGVCEKDIDYVLQKYGIRRDSDVCQLYLAKKGLTNVPDLSRFSMLRYLWLNNNKIKNLSHNTLNCCVTELYLQNNEIKSISGALGHLTCLKVLLLHNNQMQKLEDCMAELRNMHNLHTVKPEYRQYVVHQLPSVQVLDRREVKQEERSRSFQLFRPERHRVLQSLAFGRRAETPLGRQTSIYGEGRRLLRFPLDDTADPSERTAKRSIMQFSTVDWKSIPTSNQRPLGERDQRGPNILIVTLR